ATTCGCGCGCAATCCAGGCCACATCGATTTCCGGTCTCCGGCTTCTCCCGATGACCTCCACCTTCTCCTGCAGCGCAATCGCGACGATCACCGCGTCGAGGCCTTGCAGCTCCGCAAGCCGCTGAACCGCTTCAGCCAGATCGCCCGTATACCGATCATAGGCACTGGACGCGACCAGAATTTTCCGACCTTCCAGGTAATAAATCTCGCCTGATTGCAGAAGATCATTCAGCAGCGCGATCAGGTCCGGATCCAGGGGATGTTGCAACGTCTCCGCCACCACACGTAAATCGGCCCCCGCCCGCAAGACAAAGGCCGCCGCCTCCACATCCCGCGGAGTGGTTGACGGATAGACGAACGAACCGGTTTCCTCGTATAAACCCAACGCCAGCACCGTCGCCTCATCGGTGGTGAGGGGAATCTGCCTGCGCTGCAATTGCTCGATCAGCAGGGTGGTGGTGGCCCCGACGGACTCGACATGACGCTGGCTGACCGACGGCCACAGCGGCTGCTTGGCAGTCTCCTCGACTCCATGATGGTCGAAGAGATGGACATCCACGTCGCCGCGAGAACTCAGCACGTGTAATGGGCCCAGCCGATCCGGCTCCTGCACATCCACCAGCACCAAGCGCCGGACTCGTTCCAGCGCGACGTCCTTCAAGCGGGCCATCTCCCAATTATGCGTAGCCAGAAAATTCCGGACTGACTCCTGCGCGCCCCCCGGAAGCACCAGCACGGCCCCGGGATAGAGTTTCCTGGCTGCCACCATTGAGGCAAAGCCGTCAAAATCAGCATTGACATGAGTCGTGATCAGATCCATGTCGGCATTCTAGCAGGATCAGCCGAATCGATTTAGAAATGTCAGGGATTTCTGCGAGGGCCAACTGAAGGGGGGATCAAGTACTGGCATCACAACAGGAGCCGTCAAAACAGCCGTGCCGTCCACAACAGGTGTCGCGGACGGCACGAAACCACTCGACGAGAAGTATGAGCGCGGAGTTCGATAGACCGGTCGGGCGCCCCCGTGCGCACACTGACTGAAAGCCGGCACGCAGACGGAAGGTTATCGCTGCTGGCGGTCGTGCTTCTGGCGGGCAATATGGCGCGACGTGCGATCTTGGGCATGTCTGATCCGAGCGCGTTCTTTCTTCGTGACCACGCCGTCGCTCTTGGCCTTGTCCTCCAGGTTGTTGATGTGGTCCTGTCGATTGTTCAAGCGAGTGGCCTCACGTTCATTCAACTGGCCGCTCGCAATCCCTTGATCAATACGCCGCTCCTGGTTGGCCTGTCGCTGATCAATCCTGGGCGTCTCTGCCTGCGCGAACACCACTGATGCGGACAACATTGCGGAGAACATCGACAACATCGCAGCACTCCAAATGACCTGCTTCATACATCCTCCCTTGGTTAACGCTCCTGCCTGTCAGCCATTCCAACGTACAAGGGGGCCGCCGCGTTGACAACGAGATTCCATTTTCTACAGCGGTCTGAGCACTCAGCGGCAATAGCGGTTTCGAACACCACCAACATCCTCACGGCCCCCCGCGGATCGTCGGCTGAGCAGTATTGAACAGGGGCGCGCGATTGGCCTTCCACCTTGTACGCCATGCGCACACAACAGGACAGAACCGCTACAAATCAGACGGATTCAGCACAGAGAAGGCAGACGTGGTGGGCACATGGTTTGCTGACTACAATTCCGATTTGCCATGAGACCCATCGCTAAGGAGGAACGAGATGAAGAACAACACCCAGCTGGCCATCGCCACCCTCGCAGTTGCGACCCTCGCAACCGTCAGCTTCCTCGTCACTCCCGCATCTGCGAAGGACAAGGCTGAGAAACACGCGAAGCACGCAACCACCACATCGGCAGTCGCCGCAGCCGCCCTTTTGGGATCTGTGCCGGAGCAGGCTCCCGCGCCGAAACCAGGCCACTCCGACTCAACACCGGGAGTCGCATGGAAAACGATCGGCGGGACCGTCAAAGCTATCCAGGGGGAAACCTATACCGTGGAAGACTACGAAGGGATCCAGATAAAACTTCGTGTCGGAAAGAGCACCAAACACCTCCGAGGCGACAAAAAGGTCGGTGACACCATTCGGGCTGAAATCACGCAGGGCGGCTTCGCAAACTCCATTCAATAACCCACAGACGCTGCGCCCCCCTCAGCTCGCCGGTGTCCTGGTACGGCCGTCCCCTACAGGTCGGCCGCACCGCAGTTCATCGCGCACAATTATTCACCAGTCCACTTACTTCGTTGCCGACACGAATACGATATCGCCGTAGTAGGCGACGGCGCGCTCCAGAGTATTGTCCGTGTCGGTCATAATCGCCACGCCGTTGATCGCCGGAGGCTCTTCCCCGAACGCCTGCTTGTAGTCCTCATACACATTGCGCTCTTCTTCAACCCACGAACCGACATGGCGGGGACCACTCTGCACCACGATCATCTTGGCGAACCCAGTATACGCATTGTCCACCATGGTGCCCATCGGGCTCTTCCCGTCCCAAATGTAGTTGAGCGCCGCAATGGGAATCTCGCCGAACAGTGCCTGCCCAGCCTTGTACCTCAACTTTTTGCCAACACTGACCTTGTCCGGCTCATACGCAAACGTAATATAGAGCCGCGCCGGGTAATCATCGCCCTCTTTGCGACGCACATCGCCGCGTTCCAACAGATTCTCGACCTTCCAGCGCCAACGGACAATCGGAAACTCACGCGGGCTGATCGTCACGGCCCTGGTCAGCCCTGAAGCGGAGGCGTCGCTCACCGCCTTCACCACCGACGTTGCCCCATCCTTCACAACCTCGTAATGCGTGTGTTGGGCGATCTTCTTGAACGTGAGCGGACTCCACCCCTCCGGCAGGCGATTCCCTTCGGTGGCGAGCGAAAATCCCCCCACCACCAGCCTCGTTGGTTCTTGCGCCACCCCATCAGACGCCGAGCTCAACAACAGGCTCACGAGTAGAGCAGCCTGCGTCGACGACCGGCTCATCGCCGCACCCATGCAAAGAGTCGGGTCAAGAATGCCTTGGTCCGAGGGGTAAAATGCGCCTTGCGCCAGAGATTCACGGTCTTCTTGATGATCTCCGCCCGGGTGGGATAGGGATGAATCGTGGCCGCAATGGTCTTGGCACCGACCCTCGCGTTCATGGCAACCGACACCTCACTAATCAGATCTCCGGCATGAGCCGACACAATCGTCGCGCCGAGAATCCTGTCCGTCCCTTTCTGGATATGAAGACGGGCAAACCCTTCCTCCTCACCATCCAGAATGGCTCGATCGATCTCATTGAAGTGATAGGTATAGGTTTCGACCTCCATGCCCGTCTTCTTGGCGTCGGCTTCGTACAGACCAACGTGGGCAACCTCCGGCGTAGTGTACGTACACCAGGGCATGGTCAGTGAATCCGTCCTCGCATAACCCAATCCAAGGGGATGCGGGAACAAGGCATTTTGAATGAGGATCTGTGCCATGGCATCCGCTGCATGGGTAAATTTGTATCG
The sequence above is drawn from the Nitrospira defluvii genome and encodes:
- a CDS encoding DUF3047 domain-containing protein, which encodes MGAAMSRSSTQAALLVSLLLSSASDGVAQEPTRLVVGGFSLATEGNRLPEGWSPLTFKKIAQHTHYEVVKDGATSVVKAVSDASASGLTRAVTISPREFPIVRWRWKVENLLERGDVRRKEGDDYPARLYITFAYEPDKVSVGKKLRYKAGQALFGEIPIAALNYIWDGKSPMGTMVDNAYTGFAKMIVVQSGPRHVGSWVEEERNVYEDYKQAFGEEPPAINGVAIMTDTDNTLERAVAYYGDIVFVSATK